The following are encoded in a window of Cydia splendana chromosome 6, ilCydSple1.2, whole genome shotgun sequence genomic DNA:
- the LOC134791732 gene encoding uncharacterized protein LOC134791732 isoform X3, whose translation MTCRVTLLPSPSLLSRDIHRPHGAQPGVRHGRRRRHCQWAAAARARAAQRVAAPCSATTPARAATNAASGTGTTGFETHHTARHRTLTARPRVVTGIRGASRGCCTQASGRSLSASSFISSALVTRGSKRRLCGWWVHRSSSPDWRVACCASPSVYSPSPAADGGPTTRRAEDCPEEKARRCRWRAARARGRARRSARPRGGWTRPPATCPASPAARRTRGCAGIVLRLPRRRCRTRRPRRSRRPLPPSPRSPRPPPAARRRETSPSPVPTTRASSYSAPLSCDPSPAINVTLKAMT comes from the exons TGCGCAGCCGGGCGTGCGGCATGGCAGGAGGCGGCGGCATTGTCAgtgggcggcggcggcgcgggcgcgggcggcgcagCGCGTCGCTGCTCCGTGCTCGGCGACCACCCCGGCGCGCGCCGCGACCAACGCGGCAAGTGGCACAGGAACAACCGG GTTCGAGACGCATCATACGGCTCGTCATCGGACTCTGACGGCGAGGCCGAGGGTGGTCACGGGGATACGTGGGGCGTCGCGCGGCTGCTGTACGCAGGCCTCGGGACGCTCGCTGTCGGCCTCGTCGTTTATTTCGTCGGCACTGGTGACAAG GGGTTCAAAACGCCGGCTCTGCGGCTGGTGGGTCCATCGCTCATCATCGCCGGACTGGCGTGTTGCCTGTTGCGCATCGCCTTCTGTATATTCGCCAAGCCCTGCTGCCGACGGCGGACCAACTACAAGGAGAGCAGAAG ACTGTCCGGAGGAGAAGGCGAGGAGATGCCGCTGGCGGGCGGCGCGAGCGCGCGGGCGGGCCCGGCGCAGTGCTCGCCCGCGCGGCGGCTGGACGCGTCCTCCTGCGACGTGTCCAGCCTCTCCAGCGGCGAGGAGGACGAGAGGCTGCGCCGGTATCGTACTGCGTCTGCCCCGCCGCCGGTGCCgcacgcgccgcccgcgccgctcCCGCCGGCCCCTCCCCCCGTCTCCGCGCAGCCCGCGCCCCCCTCCCGCCGCCCGCCGCCGCGAAACGTCTCCTTCGCCGGTCCCAACAACGAGGGCGAGCTCGTACTCAGCCCCGCTCAGCTGCGATCCTAGCCCAGCAATAAACGTGACTCTAAAGGCAATGACGTGA